The segment cgagagcacagACCTTGttcgagagcaaagaccttggccgagaggaaagaccttggccgagaggaaAGACCCTGgtcgagagcaaagaccttggccgagagaaaagaccttggccgacagcaaagaccttggccgagaggaaagaccttggccgagagcacagaccttggccgagagcaaagacatTGGCCgacagcaaagaccttggccgagagcaaagaccttggccgagagtaaagaccttggccgacagcaaagaccttggccgagaagaaagaccttggccgagagcaaagaccttggccgagagcaaacaACTTGGCCGAGAGACaggaccttggccgagagcaaagtcCTTGGTCGAGAGGAAAGACCTTGGCCGGGAGCaaggaccttggccgagagcacagaccttggccgagagcaaagaccttggccgagagcaaagtccttggccgagagcaaagaccttggccgagagcaaagacatTGGCCGAGAGCaaggaccttggccgagagcacagaccttggccgagagcaaagaccttggccgagagcaaagaccttggccgagaggaaagaccttggccgacagcaaagaccttggccgacagcaaagaccttggccgagaggaaagtccttggccgagagcaaagaccttggccgagagcaaagaccttggccgagagcaaagaccttacccgagagcaaagaccttggccgagagcacagaccttggccgagagcaaaaaCCTTGGCCGAGaggaaagaccttggccgagagcaaagaccttggccgtgagcaaagaccttggccgagaacatagaccttggccgagagcaaagaccttggccgagagcaaagaccttggccgagagaaaagaccttggccgagagcaaagaccttggccgacagcaaggaccttggccgagagcaaagaccttggccgagagcaaagacctcgGCCAAGAGAAAAGACCAtagccgagagcaaagaccttggccgagagcaaagaccttggccgagagaaaagaccttggccgagagcaaagaccttggccgagagcaaagaccttggccgagagcaaagagcaaagaccttggctgAGAGcacagaccttggccgagagcaaagacctcgGCCAAGAGAAAATACCAtagccgagagcaaagaccttggccgagagcaaagaccttggccgagagcaaagaccttggccaaGAGAAAAGACCATAGcagagagcaaagaccttggccgagagcaaagaccttggccgagagcacagaccttggccgagaggaaAGACCTAGGCCGaaagcaaagaccttggccgagagcaaagaccttggccgagagcacagaccttggccgagagcacagagcttggccgagagcaaagaccttggtcAAGAGCACAGAGCTTGGCCGAGAGcacagaccttggccgagagcaaagaccttggccgagaggacagattttttttttttttttttttgtaagcacGCATGGCTTAtgcgctttttgttttttgtttttctgctcTCTATACATTACCAGCCAGTGCGCTCACTGGCATTAGAAAACCAGACAAACATGCACTCCGacagacacacatgaatatgaccaccataaaaaaaaaaaaataaataataaatgaaaagcaCCAGTTGCATCCATCACTCCAGGCTTTTACGTCATCATGACAAATACTTGTATGGTGATTCAGTTTCccaagaagaaagagatacatactGTATTGAGGAAAAATccttatatgcataaatgtgtatatatatatatatatatatatatatatatatatatatatatatatatatatatatatatatatatatatatatatatatatatatatatatatatatatatatatatatatatgtgtgtgtgtgtatgtatgtatatatagacacatacatatacaaatatatatatgtgtgtatatatgtatatatatgtatatatgtatatatatatatatatatatatatatatatatatatgtatatatatatatgtatatatgtatatatatatatatatatatatatatatgtatatatatgcatcattatatatacatatctccatatatatatacatatatacatatatatatatatatatatatatatatatatatatatatatatatatatatatatatatatatatatatatatatatatacatatacatatatatttacacacatatataacaaacacacacaaacacagacacacacacaaacacacacacacacacacatatatatatatatatatatatatatatatatatatatatatatacatatatatatatatatacatacatatatatatatatatatatatatatatatatacatatacatatatatttacattatatatatatctatatatatctatatatatatatatatatatatatatatttatatatatatatgtatatatatacatatatatatatatatatatatatatatatatatatatatacatacatatatatatatatatatatatatatatatatatatatatatatatatatatatatatatatatatatatatatatacatatatatatatatatatatatatatatatatatatatatatatatatatatatatatatatatatatatatatatatagaaaagaccTTGGTCGAGAGCaaggaccttggccgagagcaaagaccttggccgagagcacagacattggccgagagcaaagaccttggccgagagcaaagaccttggccgagaacacagaccttggccgagagcacagaccttggccgagagcacagACCTTGTTTCGAGAGGAAAGACCTTGggcgagagcaaagaccttggtcgagagcaaagaccttggccgagagcaaagaccttggccgacagcaaagaccttggccgagagcacagaccttggccgagagcaaagaccttggccgagagcaaagaccttggccgagagcaaagaccttggccgagagcaaagaccttagCCGAGAGGAAAGACCTTGGCAgacagcaaagaccttggccgagagcaaagacattggccgagagcaaagaccttggccgagagcaaagaccttggccgagaggaaagaccttggccgagagcaaggACCTTGGCCGACAGCAAAGACCTTGGACGAGAAcacagaccttggccgagagaaAGGACCTTGgacgagagcaaagaccttggccgacagcaaagaccttggccgacagcaaagaccttggccgagagcaaggaccttggccgagagcaaagaccttggccgagcgCAAGGACCTTGGCCGAGAACAAAGACCTTGGCCtacagcaaagaccttggccgagaacacagaccttggccgagagcaaagaccttggccgacagcaaagaccttggccgagagcaaagatcTTGGCCgacagcaaagaccttggccgagagcaaagaccttggccgacagcaaagaccttggccgagagcaaagacttTGGCCgacagcaaagaccttggccgagaggaaagaccttggccgagaggaaagaccttggccgagaggaaagaccttggccgagagcaaggaccttggccgagagcaaagaccttggccgagagcaaagacctcgGCCGAGAGCACAGACCTTGGCCgacagcaaagaccttggccgagagcaaagaccttggctgagaggaaagaccttggccgagagcaaagacatTGACCGATAGCAAGGACCTTGGCCGAGaacaaagaccttggccgagagcaaagaccttgacCAAGAGAACAGACCTtagccgagagcaaagaccttggccgagagcaaagaccttggccgagagcacagACCTTGGCCGATaggaaagaccttggccgagagcaaagacatTGGCCgacagcaaagaccttggccgagagcaaagaccttggccgagagcaaagaccttggccgagagcaaagaccttggccgagagcaaagaccttggccgagagcacagaccttggccgagagcaaaaaTCTTgaccgagagcaaagaccttggccgagagcaaagaccttggccgagagcaaagaccttggccgagagcaaagaccttggccgagagcaaagaccttggccgagggCAAAGATCTTgaccgagagcaaagaccttggccgagagcaaagaccttggccgagagcaaagtcCTAGGCCAAGAGAGcacagaccttggccgagagcaaagaccttggccgagaggagagatttttttttttttttttttttttttttttttttttgtaagcacGCATGGCTTAtgcgctttttgttttttgtttttctgctcTCTATACATTACCAGCCAGTGCGCTCACTGGCATTAGAAAACCAGACAAACATGCACTCCGacagacacacatgaatatgaccaccataaaagaaataataataataaatgaaaagcaCCAGTTGCATCCATCACTCCAGGCTTTTACGTCATCATGACAAATACTTGTATGGTGATTCAGTTTCccaagaagaaagagatacatactGTATTGAGGAAAAATccttatatgcataaatgtgtgtgtatatatatatatacatatatatatatatatatatatatatatatatatatatatatatatatatacatatatgtatgtatatatatatatatatatgtatatatatgtatatatatatgtatatatatgtatatatatatatatatatatatatatatatatatatatatatatatatatatatatatatatatatatatatatatatatatatatatatatgtatatatatatatatatatatatttatatatatatatatgtatatatgtatatatatatttgtatatatatatatatatatatatatatacatttatatatatacatatatatatatatatatatatatatatatatatatatatatatatatatgtatatatatatatgtatatatatatacatacatatatccatatatatatacatatatacatatatatatatatatatatatatatatacatatacatatatatatatatatatatatatatatatatatatatatatatatatatatatatatatatatatatatatatatatatatatatatatatatatatatatatatatatatctatatatatatatatatatatatatatatatatatatatatatatatacatttatgcatataaggATTTTTCCTCAATAcagtatgtatgtctttcttctTGGGAAACTGAATCACCATACAAGTATTTGTCATGATAACGTAAAAGCCTGGAGTGATGGATGCAACTGGTgcttttcatgtatatgtatatatatatatatatatatatatatatatatatatatatatatatatatatatatatatatgtatatgtatatatatatagatatatatatatatatatgtatgtaaatatatatatatatatatatatatataaatatatatatatatatatatatatatatatgtctatatgtatatatatatggatatatgtatatatacatatatatatatgtatatatgtatatatatatatatatatatatatatatatctatccatatatccatatatatatacattcatatatatatatatataaacatacatatatatatatatatatatatatatatatacacatacatttatatatgtttatatatatatatatatataaatatatacaaatacatatatacagatatacatatatatatatacatatatatatatatatatatatacacacacacacacacacacacacacacatacaaacacacacacacacacacacacacacatatatatatatatatatatatatatatatatatatatatatatatatatatatatacatacacacacacacagacacacacacacacacacacacacacacacacacacacacacacacacacacacacacatatatatatatatatatacatgtatatatatatatgtatacacacacacacacacacacacaca is part of the Penaeus vannamei isolate JL-2024 chromosome 19, ASM4276789v1, whole genome shotgun sequence genome and harbors:
- the LOC138864946 gene encoding uncharacterized protein codes for the protein MAKRVKTLAESKDLGREQRPWPRARTLAENKDLGREERPWPRAQILAESKDLGREQGPWPRAKTLAESTDLGREQRPWPRGKTLAESTDLVREQRPWPRGKTLAERKDPGREQRPWPREKTLADSKDLGREERPWPRAQTLAESKDIGRQQRPWPRAKTLAESKDLGRQQRPWPRRKTLAESKDLGREQTTWPRDRTLAESKVLGREERPWPGARTLAESTDLGREQRPWPRAKSLAESKDLGREQRHWPRARTLAESTDLGREQRPWPRQRPYPRAKTLAESTDLGREQKPWPRGKTLAESKDLGPKTLAESKDLGREKRPWPRAKTLAESKDLGREQRAKTLAESTDLGREQRPRPRENTIAESKDLGREQRPWPRAKTLAKRKDHSREQRPWPRAKTLAESTDLGREERPRPKAKTLAESKDLGREHRPWPRAQSLAESKDLGQEHRAWPRAQTLAETKTLAESTDIGREQRPWPRAKTLAENTDLGREHRPWPRAQTLFREERPWARAKTLVESKDLGRDKDLGREQRPWPRAKTLAESKDLSREERPWQTAKTLAESKDIGREQRPWPRAKTLAERKDLGREQGPWPTAKTLDENTDLGREKGPWTRAKTLADSKDLGRQQRPWPRARTLAESKDLGRAQGPWPRTKTLAYSKDLGREHRPWPRAKTLADSKDLGREQRSWPTAKTLAESKDLGRQQRPWPRAKTLADSKDLGREERPWPRGKTLAERKDLGREQGPWPRAKTLAESKDLGREHRPWPTAKTLAESKDLG